TCTTGCATTCTTTGCTTTTCATTACTCTATTTCAAGTTCAAGACCCATCACCAGCTTCCTTTTTAATACCTGTACAACTCGGTTCATAAGTTGTTAATGAAAGTTAAGTGAAAAGTCGTTTTATGAATCAAACATATGTTAGTAAACCAGAACTTTTCTAGGAACTCCTTGCGGAATGCCTTGTAACAAACATCCATTCTCATCCATTCCTTTGCCTCCAAATAAGTCTCCAGTTTTGATACTGGGCTCTTGTCAAATATTCAAAACATTCTTCACCATTGCACCAAGCCAGCTGTGTCTGCTGCCAATACATTTTCCTCTCAGTTCTGTGGCAAGAAACTTCAACCCGTGATCTTTCGGGATTCATGAAGACACACAACAAAAAGTCTGCCTTAATTTAGTCATGAATGGGAGCTGAGAGACTCTCAaactttgataaataaaaattgattgatgatttctttttcttttctttttttttttgggtttttgagacagggtttccctgtgtagatttgcacctttcctggaactcactttgtagctcaagctggcctcgaactcagagatccacctgcctctgcctcccaagtgctgggattaaaggcgtgcaccaccacccggctgatttctttttcttttgtttcattttggtaaAGATGAAATTAACTTTTGGGCATAGGGCAAGATATACTATAAATACTGGGTAGTTAATATATTGATTGGGACAGTACAGTAGTTAGGAGCAGGTGGGAAAGGGGACTGTAAGACAAAGGTTTTAACGACTGCCTATCGGCCAAATGCGGCAGCTGCTTGTTTTTATACAGCCCACAGCTGAGAATAGTTTTTACCTTTTTTATGGTTAGGAAAAAATTCAGAAGAGtatttcattatataatattataaaatccagctgggcagtggtggcacacgcctttaatcccagcactggggaagcagaggcaggcagatctcagtgagtttgaggtcagcctagtctataaataaagcaagttccaggacagccaggactgttacatacagaaaccctgtcttgaaaaacaaaacaaacaaaaattataaaatccaaATGTGTGtccataaataaattttactggAACATAGCCACGTACTTGTGATTGATTTTATACTACACACCTGAATAGCTCTCACAGAGATTGCATCTCTGCAAAGCTGAGGATACCTTGCCTTCCAGGGACAATCTGCTATACTGGATGGTTTTGTGTTATCTTGACACATCCCAGTCACCTGGGATGGGAACCTTAACTGAGGAATTTGCCTCCAGCAAATGGGCATGTGGTCATATCTGTGTGGTGTTTTCTTGGTTAATTATTGGTGatagagggcccagcccactgtgggtggtgacatccctgggcaggtggtcctgggtgaaCCAGTcatgaggatcaagccagtaagcagccttcctccatggtctccgcttcagtttctgcctctatgTTCTTGCCATGATTTCCTACTCTGAATTCCctcactgactgactgactgactgatcagaacaaaagaaccagaTACACCATTTTTGCCCTTAAGTAGCCTTTAGtcatgttttatcatagcaatagaaagccaaCCAGGACATGTGCTACATAGTGGAAAGAACTTTGGTCAGAAGTCAGGAATTCAGACTTACTTAGCTTTCAGACAGAATAACTGAGCAATCCTGGCAAGAAGTTAGCCTCTTTAATATCTTCACTTATAAATTAGATTCCACAGCCTTGAAGGTGTTTTCAGCTGTTGTACTTGTGAAATAATCCAGAGTTGTTTACCTTGACATTGGAGATGATGGTTGGTCCAACAAAGTTACCATTTTCAAAGCCTTTGACTTTAATTTTTCGCCCGTCCAGAAGGATGGAAGCTCCCTCTTTTTTCCCACTATCAATCAGATTGCAGACTCGCTCTTTGGCCTGGGGAGTGATCAGAGGGCCGAGATCAGCTCCAGGCTGGTCTCCTGTAAAACAAGTAGATGTGTCAAAGGTtgttattaacataaaatttcaCTGCTGAAATAACTCTGAATGACAAGGAGAACTGAAGAGAGGTAATGGCCGGAGTATATACAACTGCTCCCTTGGACAAGGCCAAGGCCAAATCTAAAAAGTTAGTGCCAGAGAAGCAAAGTCTGAAGTTACTTGGCAGGGGCCTGATTACCTGCATTGACCTGCAGAGTTTTGGCCCGCTCCACCAACTCTGGCAGCCACTTCTTGGCTTCCCCTACGAGGATGGCTGTTGAAAGAGCCATGCAGCGTTGGCCAGCAGCTCCAAATGCGGCCCCCACCAGCTGGTTGAGAGTGTTTTCCTTATTGGCATCCGGCATGACTACCCCATGGTTTTTGGCTCCCTAAAGAAATGCAGAAAGCGCACAGGTCTTCTTAGCTAAATTAAGTTAAGCCAAGAACTTACGCAAAGaatctgataaataaaatgagaagctAAGGAAAGActatcttttgttattttaaacaattttttttaatttcaaaattttgtAGTATTGAGAATTGAATGTAGGCCTCATATATGCCAAGGAAGTGTCAGCCATTGAggtatatctttctttttttaatcattttactttgagacaaattctcactAAGTTGCCAAAGCTAGtattgaactcactctgtagcacaggccaGAGATTGTTTTTAATACTGCTGAAGTCTAAGCAATACTAAACAGGCTCCATGTTATTTTAATCTTCTTGAGAAACTGGTATGTATCTATTTAGGTCAAAACCATTTACAAGGTGGTAGTGGTGTGGAGGTTGTTACTTTCAAATTGACAGGTTAAGAGACTAGTAGACActgggcagtgttggtgcacacttttaatcccagcacttgggaggtggaggcaggcagatctcttgagttcaaggccagcttggtctacaaagtcagtttcaggacagccagggctacccacagaaaccctgtctcaaaaaaccaaaccaaagcaaaacaaaaaaatagtagAATACAAAAGTAAACTATGTATTATATGAGGACATGTGAACCAGTGCCTTCTGTGGACTGGCCCCTTTCATTTCCTTGACAAACTGGTTGTACAGATAAATATCCTCAGGGGTAACCATACCTTTATCATATTTTTAAGCCATACCATTGGTAGTTAagatatacttttaaaagaagcAAGAAATAAGGTCTAGAAAGAGAAAATTGGCTGTTAATGCTGAAGACTAAAGAATTGAAGCAACATTTTTGAGGTAGAATGTGCCCTTTGTCACCAAGATTAATTGTATTTGGTAAAAGATGATCACCATAACAGAATTAAACTCCACAAGGTTCAGGGACTAAGGCAGCAGACACTCAGGACGAATGACAAACACTGGTCGTCTACTGAGGACATCCCCAGGCCTTACACTGCCACACAGCCAAGTCTGAGAAGCAAAAGGAACGGGAAGTTACCATATTGGCCTGAACCCTCTTGCCGTTTCTTGACCCTCTTTCAAAGATGTACTCTCCTGCCTGGTTGGAGCCCACAAAGCTGATTGCTTTGATGTCTGGATGATCGCAAATGAAATTtacagctttaaaaagaaaataagcaattACCGTAAAGAATTAACAGCCCATAGGTTTATCAACAGTAAACCTTCCCTTGCCCCATACTGTGAATTAACATTCATACATTTCTACATGGAAATTCCACTGTGGTGTGCTCTTATTTCTCTTAAACgacaatttgttttgttttcgagacagggtctcactatgtacccctggctggtggcctggggctcactagaccaggcaggtctcaaactcatagaggtccacTTGCTTCCCTCTCCCAAATCCTGGTTTtatagtcatgtgccaccatacctgtctttacattataaattttatttaacttatttattttcattagtattttAGAAACACTTCTAAGTGGAAACATTTCTAATCTGTGAAAGTCATAAtttctttaaactttattattattagagtacatgtgtgtttgataataatgatgatgtgtgtctctgtgcatgcagacgtcagaggacagctttgtggaattGGTCTTCTCCTACTTTTGTATGGGTTTCAGGGATCTTGCTTACTTGCCAAGTACCTTTACATGCTGATCCATTTTAACAGCCCATAAagactacaatttctattttcctcaaataaaataacagtCTTTCAAAACTTGACCTTTTTATTTTACCCTTTAAGCATACGTTATATCTAAGATTCTCAAATACTTAAGACCCTCACGCAGAGGTTATAGATAGGGTACAATATTTAAAAGTAAGATTATAGATGGGGTACAATATTTAAGAGTAAGGAACCGGAGCCAGCCTTCCTGGATAGACATATCctaatgaaagaccctaacccttcaggcttacacccccaagcctcaggaaaagagaaactttaagcaccaggaaatgagaaactaaaaatctagttccaagagcaagttgactcagccattgttcaatctcccctgcaaccatataacaatgtaaaaagatttctgttaagagatgtgctgagccgggcggtggtggcgcacgcctttaatcccagcacttgggaggcagaggcaggcggatctctgtgagttcgaggccagcctggctacaagtgagttccaggaaagcgtaaagctacacaaagaaacctgtctgaaaaaaaaaaaaaaaaaaaaaaaaaaaaaaaaaaaaaaaaaaaaaaaaaaagagatgtgctgaactgtgactgggatagttgcaggtgttccaggaaggaccactgtaacctttgtgtaaactccattcccgccctgatatccccccttgaggtttcgggaagaatgtacttgttgacgtaactgtacccccttctgtgatcactctgtaaccagaccatgatcttagaaaattagcctctagacataaatcaatcgagatgaaattgtatgggaattgtaatcttgtgggttttgtggggttttcctttaaaagccctcatggggctgcagtaagatgcggctcttgctcttaggagcagagtttgcccttctatatagaagctttaattAAAACCTCTTGCTATtacatcaactggactggagtctgggttcttggggcgcccactcgaGACCCTcagattttggggtccaacactaATTTTCCTAGTTTCCGGTAGTGTTACTTAGAGCAAATGACTTAATTGtactctgcctctgttttctctctctctctctcttttttttttgttgttgttcttttgttttgttttttcgaggcagggtttctctgtgtagttttgatgcctgtcctggatctctgtagactaggctatcctcgaactcacagagatctgcctgactctgcctcccaagtgctgggattaaaggcgtgcaccaccatcgcccggtgcattttctcatctgtaagatgAAAAATAGTACCTCCCTTAAAGGGATGTTAAGatattaaacaagaaaataaagtttcTCTTTAATCTTATCTTTGTCTGGTCCTAATCCATTTTTCTGGTATCCTTGTGTGTAGTATTGAATAAGAAACACTCCTAGTTAGTTACTTTAGCCCGTCCAGATGGCAAGATGGTTAGGACATATAACCTTAAAACATGGAGGTTACTATTAGTACAATCCTTCCTTGCTAATTTTCTCATACTATAATTCCCAATCATagagcctgagagatggctcagtagttaagaatgcttCTCatagttgggcagtggtggcgcacgcctttaatcccagcacttggtaggcagagtcaggtagatctcgGAGAGTTTCAAGGCCAGTTTAGCCTACAGAGAATGCTTCTCATTCTTGCACAGGATAtgaattcagttctcagtacccacactgGGCAcctcacaaacacctataactccaacttcaggagatccaatgccctgatctggcctctgtgggctcccatacATATGTGGCAGACACACAGGAATCACATGCCCATAAATGAACATTAACATTACCAATCAATACTGAACACCGGAAGTCAGATAAGTACCCACAGGAAAAAGTTACCTTCATGTTGTCCGTGGATGATGTTCAGTGTTCCATCGGGGGCACCAGAATCCTGAAGCAACTTAGCAAGAAGCATAGTTGCTCCAGGTACTCGCTCTGATGGTTTCATTAGGAAAGTATTTCCACAAACCATAGCCATGGGAAACATCCAAAGGGGGATCATGGCAGGAAAATTAAACGGGGCaatgcctgcacacacacccagagGCAGACGGTAGGAATAAAGGTCCATGTCTTTGGTGATAGACGGCATGGTCTCTCCCAGCATGAGGGATGTCACACTACAGGCATGCTCAACCACCTctggaagagagaagacaaagacTGAACACTACTTAGCTTTTGTCACGCTCTAGTCAATCCTGAGAATAAGGGGCGGGTCAGACCAATGATGGGATTTGTCCTTCCATGTGGGAAGATTAGATAAACAGATTCTCTGAGGGGGTAAGAGGACAGTGAGATGCATATTTGTTCTGAAACATCATTTGagcttacaaacaaacaaacaaacaaacaaacaaacactccaAACCAAATTAGTCTCAAAGGTACCAAACAAgcattgtctttaaaaatgttttaaaaggtatTGCTGGGCTgagaggtggtgcacacctttaatcccagcactcaggaggcagaggcagaggcagatggatctttgtgagtttgaggctagcagccagagatacacagtgagcCTCTGCCTGaaaggacaaaaaaagaaaaaactgttgtggaatattactttaactatgtaaagatgtggtacttttgtttatgttgaaaaatattactttatctatgtaaaggtgtattacatttgttcatgctgcatttgtttaacaatctaaagatgtgttgctttgcctgcctaaggcatctgattattctaataaaaagccaaaaggCCAATAagtaggcagaggagggagaggcagggctggaagacagacagagtaagtaggaagaggaatctaggcttgggataaagagagagagaacgagggagaaagagagtgagacatcggggccagccagtcaggcagctgccagccagtcagacatggggtaggacacacaggaagaaaggtCAAAAGCCCCGGGGTAAAACAGAGATgatgagaaacaggttaaattaagttataagagctagcgggCCAAGCATAAGATTAGGTCCAGCCTTCATAACTAATAATTAGTCTCTATATCAAGAttttggagctggttggtggcccaaaagcaAGCCTGCTATAAAAACCAAATCGAAACGAagcaaaaaacagagagagagaaagaagggaaaagttACCACAGGATAGCAAAATCGACAAAGAAAGAATCAACCTCCCCATTCTGGGGTATGTCTCCCATCTTCTTTTGACCTCTCCCCCAAGTCccctgaggggctcccagcttaCGAAGGCCTCGGAATACATCTCCTTCAGCATCAGCTAGAGTCTTCCCTTGTTCCATTGTGATTAACTTGGCAATTTCTTTctagagagaaaacacacaaatagAAACTAATCCAAGGATGTtcctttatttacttactttcttGATGTTGGGGATGTACATTAtgattttgttgtggtggtgatgATTTTTTTTGGCAACAatgtatcatgtagcccaggctagcctcaaactcactctgtagttgaggcaggtcttgaactcaggatcttcatgcctccacctccccagtgctgggattacaggtatgaaccaccatgcAGGCTGAATTCAGGGTCTTGCTCATGTTCACTAAGCACATGCTGTGCCACTGAGCTCTACACCCAGCCCCTATTTTCCACCAAGGACAGACGAAACAGAGAGAACTCACAAGGCTCAATGTCCTCCTGTATTGTGGAGTCGGAGAGGACAGCTCAACAAGTCTTTGAAGAGGTGACCAACATACCCTAGGAAACAGGCTGGGCTACCACCCAGGGTTCTTACCAGGTTTTCTTTGATAAGCTGTTGGTAGCGGAGCAGGACCTGCTGACGGCTCAAGACCGATGTGTCTGCCCAGGCAGGGAAAGTACGCTTGCAGGCAGCAACAGCTGCCGCCATTTCAGCCTTGGTGGACTGAGGGACCCGGCTGATGACCTCATTGGTGGCCTGAAAAGAAGCCATCCCATTTTGCCAGGGCCTCACCTTCCCCACATTGGCCTACTCACAGGGGCAGCACGGTGCTTTGTGGTAGAGCCCCGAGCCCCCACCCTGTCCCTTGCTCCCCAAATTCTAGGCTACTAGGTTGAAGTCCAGAAAAGTTTTGCTTACTGGGTTGTGGATGTCAATCCATTTGTCGGTTTTGGATTCAACAAATTTCCCATCAATGAAGAGTTTTACAGTTGGctagagaaagaaatacacacataaaaaaaagcctttatatgaattattttgcttctctttctgtGAGGAAGGAATGTTGATGGATAATTGGAtctacttgctgagccatctctaaccCTTTCCCTACCAAAAACTTAAACTTCCAGTAGCAATGGAAATATTTGTATGTTATGACAGTAAAGTTCAAGACAAATAAtccaaaagaatttttaaaaaactacagaAGAATGCTTATTTCACAATACTGAAAAACCTGAGGAACACTAAACGTTCTATGAAGGAAATAAAGTTACATATGTCAGATGGAATATTATGCAGCcattaaaaattgtaattataaaGAATATCTTGCAACACTGAAACTGTTTAAAACATAATAGATATAGTGACAGACTAAAGTAGAAATTTTTtctgggcatggcggcacatatctgtaatcccagcatttgggaggagttgaggcaaaagttgaaggccagcctgatctacatagtgagtccggGTCAAGCCAGGGCtatggtgaaattattaaggccactccacgtagttaaaaggaagatttatttagtgagtgactaaaaaatgaaaaaataggtAGGtccgcgggggtctggggaaggtgtatcacagtccagcggtgttctctggagctccgCTTAGTGGTCAACCtccagggtccagggtccaggaacagagagaagcgctggcccatccagatctcgggtctccaggcgcctcccttgccccgccttgtaggtgtgacagttgccagagtctcaatgggggttggaacttccagatccaagctggaatggctacccactacacagggctacataatgagacctgttttttgtattgttttagagacaagagtttctctgtgtagccctggccatcctggaactcactctgtagaccaggctagcctcaaactcagagatttagCTGCCTCTCTAAAGGTGTgagacctgttttgttttgttttttttcttttttggtttttcaagacagggtttctctgtgtagtttctctgtgtagactgtcctggaactcactttgtagaccaggctggccttgaactcacagagattcacctgcctctgctgccagagtgctgggattaaaggtgtgtatgctgCACCACCTCCTGGCGTGACACCAgtttttaaacacacaaaacaaggggctggaagatggttcagcagttaagaggacccaagttccttCCCAGTACCCACTCACAGTCATCTGAAAACAGCTCCAGGGTATGCAACagcctctcctggtctctgcaaacaccaggctcacatggtgcacaggcatgtgtgcaggcaaaacaccataaacacacaaacatttcaataaaaaatgcaaaacaaactaAAAGTTACATACATTTTGATCACAATCGTATAAAAAGGAAATGCCTGAAAATTACACCGATTCTTTCTTAGAAGTTCATCTTTAGCACGTCACATACTCACCACTGATGATGATGAGTAGGATGCTGGGTACCATGTGGAGTTTACTTTAGAAGAAACCTATGGGATTAAAAAGGATCTGATAAATGCCAGTGCTGGGccacattaatcccagcactcaggaggcagacaggcggtctctgtgagttggagatatccttggtctacagagtgagtttcagaccagccatgACTACACGATAAGACCGTAtttcaacaaaaccaaaatctgATAAATTCCGGGCCATGATGGTGCATGACTtcattcctagcacttgggaggcagaggcagatggatctctgcgagtttgagtcCGGCTGgatctacagagttagttccagaacatccaaggctacacaaagataccctttcttcaaaaacaaaaaaaacaaacacaaaaaccccaacaactaACCAAATGAAAATCCTGACAAGAAACTAGGAGACACAGAAAGTTATGGAAACAATAAATCATAAAGATCATGTCCTGAATTTCCagggaagtattttttttttttaaagtttttcaagacagggtttctctttgtagccttgggcATCCTGGAGtacactttgtagaccaggctggcctcgaactcacagagatccacctgcctccgtctcctgagtgctgggactaaaggtgtgcaccaccactgcctgatgtcCTGGGAAGTCCTGATTTAAAGAATCTTTTTAGTCATTATATTGTGTTTTGCAAAATATAGTCACCACAAATCTAAAAAAAGTACTTAATATGATATTTAAAgtaagtgggttttgttttgttttggtttggtttttggtttcttgagacagggtttctctgtgtagctttggaactcactctgtagttcaggccagccttgaaatcacagagatccacctgcctttgcctcccgagtgctgggattaaaggcgtgcgcccaccaccgcccggcttaaagtaAGTGTTGAAGACAGTTTAAATCAGTGTTAATGTAATGAACCATAAATAATATTGTCTATGGCCAATGTGGATACAgattaaatagtaataaaatgtaaatatatattcacacatacttGAATACAAATGCTCATAACATCTTTCATTAGCCTCAAACTTGGTAATGACACAAATGTCCACTATTAGATAATGTGATCAGAgaacatacatatgaaaatatgacAATGGAGGCCATTTTTTATAGAATATATGCtaatagtaaaattaaaaaaatgcaatAGTTGAGTATGGAGATGCACTTCAGGAAGCTGATGGATCATACATCCAGTAGTCTGGGCTATGAGACTCTGTTCCAGGGGAAAACGAATGAGATGAAACagcaggtgattttttttatttatataaaactaGGTGATATAAGCTCATCTATAGCATCATCAGATCTGCAGGTACCCAGGGGTGAAAGGGGCAGCAGTGAGGAGCGCTGAAAGGAACATTCTGTGGTAATGAATACTTTTATTATTCTCTGATACTTCCCAGGCATTAAGGCTTACCAGATGGTATATTTTAAATACGTACAGATTATTTTGTGTCAATTTCGCTTTaataaaagctatttttaaaatggcacaGGTATCTCATGGCAGGGAAATACATTGATATTTGGTAGGGTTAAAAAAATCAGGGAATTAAGGAGGGAGGCTCAATTATAATAATGCTAAATCTCACATTGTATTTCTAAAAAATAGTTAACATATGTTAGAAAAGTTGACTTAAGAAATATTCAAGTGAAGAAAGCTGGGCTGATGGTTTCTTTGTCCACTGTTCACTCTCAGCTCTTGAGAAGGTGCTTTATGACAATGGTCCCCTTGGTCATTGTCCACGGTCACCAACAGAGCGCTTCACTTCTGCACTATACTATGTGTGTCTCCCTTTTGATGGTGATCACAAGGaccagggagctgaggagagcGAAGCAAAATCCCAGTGACCGTTGGCTTTTTCCATCTTCACCAGGAGATCTTGGATATTACCAAATGGGTTTCTTCCTTTAGTAAGTTATCTTTACTTAACCCCCTTCAACTCTTTAATCTAGTCCAACCTTCATGACTAAATATCAGTGATT
Above is a genomic segment from Peromyscus leucopus breed LL Stock chromosome 14, UCI_PerLeu_2.1, whole genome shotgun sequence containing:
- the Aldh6a1 gene encoding methylmalonate-semialdehyde dehydrogenase [acylating], mitochondrial, whose protein sequence is MAAAVAAAAAVRTRILQVSSKVNSTWYPASYSSSSVPTVKLFIDGKFVESKTDKWIDIHNPATNEVISRVPQSTKAEMAAAVAACKRTFPAWADTSVLSRQQVLLRYQQLIKENLKEIAKLITMEQGKTLADAEGDVFRGLQVVEHACSVTSLMLGETMPSITKDMDLYSYRLPLGVCAGIAPFNFPAMIPLWMFPMAMVCGNTFLMKPSERVPGATMLLAKLLQDSGAPDGTLNIIHGQHEAVNFICDHPDIKAISFVGSNQAGEYIFERGSRNGKRVQANMGAKNHGVVMPDANKENTLNQLVGAAFGAAGQRCMALSTAILVGEAKKWLPELVERAKTLQVNAGDQPGADLGPLITPQAKERVCNLIDSGKKEGASILLDGRKIKVKGFENGNFVGPTIISNVKPSMTCYKEEIFGPVLVVLETDTLDEAIKIVNDNPYGNGTAIFTTNGATARKYSHMVDVGQVGVNVPIPVPLPMFSFTGSRSSFRGDTNFYGKQGIQFYTQLKTITSQWKEEDSTLSSPAVVMPTMGR